From Penaeus chinensis breed Huanghai No. 1 chromosome 29, ASM1920278v2, whole genome shotgun sequence:
atatatatatgtgtgtatacacgaatagagagagagagaggatgagagagagagagagagagagagagagagagagagagagagagagagaaacatatacatgtacatacacatatacataaatatacatacacatacatacacatacatacacatacatacacatacatacacatacatatacatacatacacatacatacacatacatacatacatacatacatacatacatacatacatacatacatacatacatacatacatacatacatacatacatacatacatacatacatgcatgcatatatacatacatacatacatacatacatatatatatatatatatatatatatatatatatatatatatagttggaatCCACGCACGATGTACGCGGACCACTGCGGTAATACATCTTAGGTTATACACCACAAAGTTAAAAGCATTTTGGCTCTAATTGGCTTTCTTACCCTGAAGGCACATGTGAGGTGAGGTGACTAAACTAACTAAACAAAAAGTTATGAAATCTtttaagaaatacatataaaattacatttaaatttggaaaaacatatatatttgaatgttgaTGTAAGACTATAAGATCTCGAAACAAGGATATAGCTCAAGCAAGGCCTGGAGCTTAGGAATCAATGTTTCAACATGCAACACAACCTTCTTTCGCATCGAAATTCTTTCacgacacgcccccccccccctccacaacacacacaaatgcttcGCTCTATTTAGTCTCCATTTGCTCTAGTCAGTAATGTATTTGTTTCTCTAACGCCtgttttagtgtgtttgtttgtttgttttttatccagTGAAGTTCCTTAAGCTTTCTATAACTTATAATTGGTCtggaatgtatttttttaattaaaaaaagatatattgatgataaaatttaaaaaaaaaaaaatgccttaatGTGCAATGAAAACCTTACAGTGAGTATAGGTAATATTTTGAAAGTTACAAACAAAAATCTGCTTTGAATTTCAAGAAGAAAAGTATTttcaagaggaagagcaagaaagacaAATTGTTACTGTTAGTCGCGACGCCATTATATTTTTAGATTTAAGCCGgtgttaatgaaaaataaacacagaagcTAGTATGACTACAAATCTCAGAGTAGGAAACGAGCTTAAACAATtacgaacgagagaaaaaaggtctcaaaaaaaaaaaaaaaaaggaaaatcactgAGAAACTAACACTCCGCCAATAAATAGTTGTGCCGACAAAGATTTATTCAAGTAGCACAAACAAAACTGATAGATCGGCCTTAAATCAGCTTCTTCTAAATATTAacgaataaagaggaggaaaaggtccATCACGGAAACAGAGGTGATGTTGACGGCCCTTTGTTCAGATCCGCCGTCGTCGTGTTGACTGCTCAGCGCCGAGGAGGGGTTTAGATACAGCTCCATAAGCCGAGGCAGTGAGGAATTTCTTTCCTGTGATTCGTATTATTAAGTGACTTCTGTGAATCTTGGAAATTATCAGCGGCCTGATTTAAGGGTTTTCGCAGCACGTTGGTAGGGAcccagtgagatatatatatatatatatatatatatatatatatatatatatatatatatatatatatatatatatatagtatgtgtatgtatatatatatatatatatatatatatattacatatatatgtatatatatatacagtatatatatatatatacacatatatattatatatatatatatatatatatatatatatttatatatacattcatacagtatatatatatatatatttatatatatatatatatatttatatatatgtgtgtgtgtgtgtgtgtgtgtgtgtgtgtgtgtgtgtgtgtgtgtgcatatatatatatatatatatatatatatatatatatatatatgtatatatatatatataaatatatatacatatatatatatatatatatatatatatgtatatatatatatgtataactgtgtgaTGTTCACCCCAGTACTATTACTGAATTACTAACTGAATCTCAGgcctaaatatatgtacatttccttGATTACTAACTTAAAGTGTTTATATGAAGGTAAAACTCTCATTtttgtctctcactttcccttttttaacAAAATACCTTGTAGATGCCTCTATATCCATAAATGCATGAATAATCTGAATATACAGAACCTTTAGGTACTTATGAGTGCAGATACAGCTGGCAGTATCGTTTTTCGTCAAAAGTCTTTGAGGAAGGATGAATCATACTCGCACACAACACCCGTGTTTAAATACCTTAGTGACAACGTGGCAGTTTAACTAAGTCTCACCTTACATATCCTGGTGAGGTGGTAAGCGTATCTGGTAACACTGCATGACGCCTGAAACCAATGTCAAACAGACGCGGTTCTAGAACAGTAACAAAGCTTTTGATTTCTACTTTATTTTCCCCTTGTTTCTGTCTTATTTTTGGTCTTAAGCATCTTTAATTCCTGCAAGAATTGAGTCTGAAGACATGGTAAAGAGATACTGTTcatttcgttctcgttctccagATGTTATGCCAGCGTGACGGTAGAACTGTATTTTGCAGAGTTCCTGTTGGTAGCTTGTTGCTCGTCCTTGGTGGTCGCCCAGCTTGACGGAGCAACGACGATAGGCAGTGGGAATTCTACCTCAGCCGCTTCAGCTTCTCCTACTTCCACAGCCTCCGAGGAACCTCCCTCAGAAACAGCAACTACGCCTTCCTCTCCTGTCACATCTACCTCGACGTCTACGTCTTTACTAACATCTACACCTCCTGCGGCGACTGCAGCCACTGCTTCAGGAGGGACGTCCACGGACACCGAGGCCGAGGAAACCGATGGCGGTGTGACGGCCGGAGACGCTGTTGAAGAGGAGTCCGAAACCCACCACGACAGCGACGCATCCCCCTCGTCGCACGCAAGCGCGACAGAGACTTCGAGAGCCGAACCCTCCACGACGTCACCTGCTGCAGAGACTACGGCTCATGAAACAACGAGAGACGTGACTTCAGCCACACTCCCGCCAGTTGGCCCTGAATTCGATACCGCCAACCAGAGTCAGTCCACTGCCCCGCCGAGTCGCacagatattgatattgacaatgaaGGGATTGTCATGACATCTGAAAGTACCCACAACCATCCAGAAAGCAGTGTCACTACAGAACTAAACACTGAAGACGCCACTACTCCTTCCCCAGAGACTTCCGCTGAGAGCACTACAACGACACTGCCGATCGTGACCCCAGGGGAGACAACGCCCACGCAGAGACTCCCTGAAGAGGCACACACAACTTCCTCCAGCGCTGCGGACGAACACACGCCTGCCGCGGAACTTACGTCTCCTGAAGAGCCAAGTAGAGCCCCTACTGAGGCTGAGGAACACCAGGACCACACACTCGCTCCTTCTGAAGCCTCGAGCGAGCGTACAACGGCAGAAGAAACCACAGAGGAAGCACCAAGCGAACCTGTCAGCCACCAGGATGTCTCTCCCTCCACAGGGCCTTCGGAAGTCACCACGAGCGAAACAACTGCTCACGACGACCCGACGATAGCCCCGTTACCCACGACCCCCAGCGAGACTACGGACGACTCGGTGGTGCAGCCTGCGAGTACTTGCTTCGGCAACGAGGAAGTAAGTAATTAGATTTATCGAAGTTTAAGGTTTTAAACCAAAATTTGTAAAAGATAGTTTTCTATACtaaaatcgttattttttttcgttgttgcctCTAAATTTTGTCAAGGAGGATcatgcatataataaatatatcaataagaagaagaaaaaaataaaagtggatgatcgagaaaaaaaagttatagcaATATAATTTAAcagaaatatgtattatattttactgAATTTTACCgccatcctctttttttttattcctgttcatcacacatttccttttcttccattttcccttctgcAACTACCCTTGATTAAAGTTCTCCGTATTTCCATGCCCTTTTGCCATTACATATCGCTGATATAAGCCATCCTCTTTCCTGTTCTTTGCATGACTCATTACTGTTGTCGTCATTTCCATCAtgtctttcatctcttttatcatgtttcattatctttccttatttatttttgtctttcctctaactcttcctgtttatttctctatcttcctttcttccctctcttctgtttccttatTCTCATTTCATTGTGATAAAGTATCGAGAAAATAAAGTGTTTGGCCAAGAGCGAATTAATTTCAAGTATGTAATGGGCGTTTCTGAACCGGTTACTATGGAAACATCCCATCTTTTATTTTGTGGTagctcattctcattcatttctttcttcgctgtactttcttgtctgtctttctctctctctctttctcatctttactcccccacactccccttcaTTTGCCCATCTCAATGTCCACCCATCATCaccgccccacccccccttatACTATCCCTATTCAGCATCCGGaaccccccctcatctcccgaaccctcccttcctctccccatcaatACCCCCATCACTTCCTACCCGccaccctcccccatctctctatctgccaGCCTCCCTCATCTCACCATCAGGAATCCTCTTCGTCTGCCATTTATGCCCCTCCTTCATCTCgccatcagcccccccccccccgctcatttCCCCTCtgatcaccctccctcaccccccccaccagtactcccctcatctccccctctccccccaggtGAGCACGTGGCTGGTGGTggccgtgggcgtgggcgtgaacgTGCTGTGCGTGGTGGTGACGGCCCTGTGTGTGCATCGCATCGTCTCGCGGAAGCTGTCGTGGGATCCGCCGCCCATCTACTACAACCGCTCGGTGTGTTGAAGCGTGGGTATGGGAGGTtttgtgggtatgggtgggtatgggtgggtatggggtgtgtgggtgggaacggtgtgagggtgtgagggtatGGGATGTTGGAGGTTTTGTGGGTAGGCGTGGGATGGGGTATGGGGAAGGTATGTGGGTGGGAAGGTCGTAGGGTGTGGGATGGTGTAGGGTGTGTGGGTATAGGGTATAGGGAAGGTTTGTGGGTACGGGAAGGATGAGTTGATGAGGGATGTTGGAGGATGTGTGGATAGTGGGAGTATATGTGGATGGAGACTGTGGCGTTGAAAAGCGTGTGGATATAGGAACCTCATGGAAGTCGGAATGGAGATATTGAAGGGTACGTGGGTttggggcgtgggcgtggggaggGTATAAGATTGCGGGGTCTGTGGATGGTACTAGGGGGTGGGGGTCATTCCCAACACATTTTAGGGCCACCACTTGCTCTTACCTTGTCCTTGGGAAGTCGCAGTGCCCCCTTATGTATGCTGAAGTGTCACCCGCCgaatttatttattctgttgaTGTCTGTGAAAGGTCTCAGGAGGCTTTAGGACGTTGAAAGTGGTTACAGGATATGAAATAGAGGTTAAATGAAGTTAAACgagattatcatcatccttcattatcatcttcttaagTAGTCAAGTCATGCAGTATAGTAAACATATTTTCatgatactgctaatgatgagagaggaaggataatagTGCCagcattaataaggataataacaatatttgtatttttgtatatccATGGCAGTACTGCAGGTAGATGCAAAAATCCTATATAGGCCTAATGCTTTTTGTGAgtggttgtgagagagagagagagcgagatagagatagatagaaagatttagaacaagatagagatatacagagagagagaaagagagagagagagagagagagagagagagagagagagagagagagagagagagagagacagggagagagaaacagagagaaagagagacagacagatagacaaacagacatacagacagacagacagacagacagacagacagacagacagacagtcagacagacacgcCAACGGAGAGCCATGGACCAAAGAAAAGTAGGGGAGAGTACGgctggaggggggcgggggggatatTAATAATATGTTTGTGATATTAAATAAGTTTATGATTTTCGCGtttcatgataattatataatttgaGTAGAATGAAAGTactgtatagaaaattaaaataaaataatctaaATCTTTCATTGCTAAATAGTTTGATTTCTCAAAGACCTAATAACCTGTGTCACAAAGAAAAGTATCAAAATTATTAATGGATACGTAAGTAGATaagcaattcacacacacacacacacacacacacacacacacacacacacacacacacacacacacacacacacacacacacacacacacacacacatatatatatatacatgtatgcatgtatgtaagtatacttatattttttcgtAAATAATTGCGGATCCTAGCCTAAAAGCAAAAGCTTTTAGGCTAGGCTTTACAAAAATAAacggaaaagtaaataaaagaactaTGAAAAAATAAGTCTTCGGAGAGAAGCCCCGCTGCGATTGCTAATGTTCCCTTGCAATACGCTGGGATGTTGAATAGATAAGTGAATGACATTGCAacgattttttctctcaatctactCAGAGATGTAATCACATTAATGGTCTGATTTTGTAACGTAATTTTGTAGAATAAGGTTATGACCATGCataaaccgtaaaaaaaaaaacatacccacGCTTGTGCAATTAGACAGGGTGAGTAAAACGAGCACTAAACAAAACTGAAAACTATCGCCTCCTCCACAAACGTTTTTAATCATGTGACTTCTTTCCCGACTCAGAAACGTCCGGCGCCGCGTCCGGAAGCTCGGGCGGGACTTAACCTCGCGTCCGACaccgattgcaaagccagcgaaGGAGGTAACCCGACGCATATCCCCATCCTGATTACGAACGAAGATGGCTGGTGCGTTCCTTACAGCGAGCaggatcagaagaagaagaagaaagaggccgCTGCCTCCACCGAAGATACAGGAGTGTGAGGATTGGGAGGCGGCCATGGCGTGGGGTGGTGCATCCGATGAGAAACCGCTTTCAGGTTACAATGTAGAAATTCGATCTCTTCGTTTTTATTGCTCTTCTACTATTTCagcctcctcgtcttctttccttcgccCTTCTTATTGTATTCATTGattattttccttctattctctctctctctctctctctctctctctctctctctctctctctctctctctctctctctctctctctctctctctctctctctctctctctctctctctctctctctctctctcattctctctttcactctctctctctctctctctctctctctctctctctctctctatctctatctatctatctctctctctctctctctctcattctctctttcactctctctctctctctctctctctctctctctctctctctctctctctctctctctctctctctctctctctctctctctctctctctctctctctctctctctctctctctctctctctctctcattctctctttcactctctctctctctctctctctctctctctctctctctctctctctctctctctctctctctctctctctctctctctctctctctctcgctctccatatctttatttatttatttttctctctgctccctcgttttcctcctcctcggtcttctccctctgtttcgtttttttctatagcttcttttctttttcctcattatcatcatttttctgactgtttctctatcttcctcaaaTTCCCATCTTTATCATACTCTGCCTTCTTTGTTTTccgccttttcttttttcctcctattttcctgCATCTTCCTCGACCTCTTCTTCCACTATTtcgctttcattttcttcctcctctcgccatcttcgtcatcttcctcttttcactGAAGAATATTCATTCGTCGCGATTTCATTATGGCAGAATTGATGCCATAaaactctttctgttttttttgttttttttttttcttattagtgttaatattattttcattatctttagttttataattatcattataatgatattaatattattatttatttatttattattattattattattattactactactattattattaattttattattatcattattattatcatcattattatcgctattattattattattattattattattattatcattattattattattattaccactactactgttactactattattaatattattatcattatcattattgttatttttgtaatcattatcgttatcattattattactgttattactattatcattatcaacatggtTACcatactattactaacattattattattatcactattattattctttttttatattattattattatttgtattactattattactataaaattatcattattattattatcattattattattattatcattattattattattatgatcattattagtattactattagtattatcatcattattattattgtcataattttatcattatcatcatcattattttttattattattactattattattactattattattactattattattattatcattattattattattattattatcattattattattattattattattattattattattattattattattaatattattattattattactactattgttatcattattattattatcattttttataattattatcatcatcatcattattagtattactattattattattattattactattattattattattatcattattattattattattattattatctttattattagtatcattattattattatcattattactattagtattattatcattattattattattttcattattattattattatcattattattataataattatcataattatttttatctctgtcaaagttattattattatcattactattatcattatcattattattattattattactactactattattactattattactattatcattattattattattattattattattatgatcattattatcattattattattattgttattattattattatgatcattattatcattattattattattattatcattattatcattattattattattattatcattataattgctattatctttcgtagtagtagtatcattattattatcattctcataattaccactttcattactgttattagaattattattattattattattattattattattattattgttattcttattattattattattattacttttttattattgttgttgttggtggtgttgttattcgttttcttattatctgtatccttatcattctcattctcattattattataattattattattattattatcttatcattattatcatttttatcttgttataattatcattattaccattattattatcgttatcattattactgttatcatcattattaccattattactgttattgttattattatcatcattatcattattattattattattattattatcattattattattattattattattattactattatcgtcgtcatctttaatactactacaacaacaattactactattactgctgctgctgccgctactactattatttttactactactacaactattactactactcctacaattattgctattactactacaactattaccattattactactactgctactactactttaccatcattattattactaattctgTTGATTATATCAGATATTCTAAGCGCCTTTCGACATATTATGTAAATCTATTTGCGAGtgagatttttctttatttattgaagTTTTAAAACCTGTGATAAAGTCGGTGATTCGCATGAGTTATTTCAATTTTCTATTTGAGAATTTATCTTGGAAATTATATGTACAAAAGAGATATAACTAAACAGAGATTAAGCTGAATGTTTTCGATTGGAAGTAGATTTTACACTTcagattttgtatattttttcccgtATTGCAAAGGCTAAGTTCCTTTATTTATAGATTCTTAAGAAAAACATGTTTAGCTTATCTAAACAATATATTTTAATCTTTAATAACCCCGTTGTTTATTCTGTACCATTCCGACATTCCATAAATAGTGAACTTGGATATTTAGAGTAATCATATTAAGCTGTGGATGATTTCGCATTTCGCCAAAGAACGAGTTGATATTATAGTTAATGTAAACATATCAACGTATTTTCTACTGGCTTTAGATATTTCATTTACCATAGTTGGGTatgtatgaatatcattaatagtaataggtTATAGAACCTCTAGTTATTTATTACTTTGGTTGATGATTGACACCTTTGTATTGACATGGACAATGTAACATTTACATTGTCATACCTTTTAACAATAGTTAATATAAGTGTGTTTTTTTAGGCTTTAAGCATATTCATTTTTACCTCGTGATCAAAgttatgttttcatttttttttctcaaagtcacaaatgaaatacaaaatataattatcgtttatatatttagagagaatgTGTAGCAATGGGTTGCTCAGTGTCATCAGCAACCCACCTGCATTGCGCAGTGTTATGGCGTAACTCGTTAATTCTTTCGAAAATATTATCGAGAAGAGCACCATGGCTCCCGAAACCCTCAACATGCTGAATCATGGAAATTGCACTCTGCCCCTTTCAGGTGTATCTGCTAACACAGGAAAATGTAAAGTAAGTGTTCATATttcgaataaatatatatgaataatacaatatatatatacatatatatacagacaatcataatgatatatatatatatatatatatatatatatatatatgtacaatgctataatacacacacacacacacacacacacacacacacacacacacacacacacacacacacacacacacacacacacacacacatgtatatacatacactacatatatatatatatatatatatatatatatatatatatatatactatagatatatatataatatatataatatatttattatatatatatatttattatatatatatatattttatatatatatatatatatatatatatattatatatattatatatattatatatattatatatattatatatatatatattatacatatatattatatatatatatatatatatatatattatatatattatatatatattatatatatattatatatatatcatatatatatattatatatattatatatatattatatatatatatatatatatatatatatatatatatatatatatatatatatatatatatataacgtgtctTGCCTCAAATAGTTTCCTTGTGACAGTTCTTTAATTAATACTATTGTTTTAGAATAACCGATTTGTTTTCCAATTCACTTTCAGTTAGGGCCAGTCATTACCAAAAGTGCTGTATGGTTGTTATCATTTAACTGATTGTTGTATTCTTATACTGCAcagtgttatttatattttgaatgtattttatcaataatatttgagtgcatttacattttaataaataattgATCCATTTCCGCTTCTTGTTTAACTTTCCACGTCGTtcgaaaagtttaaaaagttctCGTATGTTTGGCATTCATATTTCTGGAACTTCCATAATGTATGTCGTTGCAGATAAGCACAAGCAATActaactcccctccctccttatatatttgtttatatatgtgagtgagtgattgtgtgtgtgtgggggggggggtgcgtgcgtgtgtgcgtgcgtgtacgtgtgtacgtgtgtacgtgtgtacgtgtgtacgtgtgcgtgtgcgcgtgtgcgtgtgcgtgtgcgtgtgcgtgtgcgtgtgcgtgtgcgtgtgcgtgtgcgtgtgcgtgtgcgtgtgcgtgtgcgtgtgcgtgtgcgcgtgcgcgtgcgtgtgcgtttgcatgtgcgtgcaATCGCTATTGTGATTAATAAACTAGGCATAGC
This genomic window contains:
- the LOC125040822 gene encoding cell wall protein DAN4-like; its protein translation is MGMFPLREFLLVACCSSLVVAQLDGATTIGSGNSTSAASASPTSTASEEPPSETATTPSSPVTSTSTSTSLLTSTPPAATAATASGGTSTDTEAEETDGGVTAGDAVEEESETHHDSDASPSSHASATETSRAEPSTTSPAAETTAHETTRDVTSATLPPVGPEFDTANQSQSTAPPSRTDIDIDNEGIVMTSESTHNHPESSVTTELNTEDATTPSPETSAESTTTTLPIVTPGETTPTQRLPEEAHTTSSSAADEHTPAAELTSPEEPSRAPTEAEEHQDHTLAPSEASSERTTAEETTEEAPSEPVSHQDVSPSTGPSEVTTSETTAHDDPTIAPLPTTPSETTDDSVVQPASTCFGNEEVSTWLVVAVGVGVNVLCVVVTALCVHRIVSRKLSWDPPPIYYNRSKRPAPRPEARAGLNLASDTDCKASEGGNPTHIPILITNEDGWCVPYSEQDQKKKKKEAAASTEDTGV